Proteins encoded within one genomic window of Pygocentrus nattereri isolate fPygNat1 chromosome 9, fPygNat1.pri, whole genome shotgun sequence:
- the fam120c gene encoding constitutive coactivator of PPAR-gamma-like protein 2 has protein sequence MGVQGFQEYLEKRCPGAAVPVDLLKLARTAGRQPPHHHPHPHHHHPHHPSSLPPPPPPARILVDADSGLQRLYGGYQTDWVCGGEWNAMLGYLAALSQACLYQGGLELVVVFNGTLGKERWPEWARRAQGQRQTAQLIVNHVGSKATPPPRAWFLPPACLSHCVRLAMFRFRVRVVQTLEDHHQEVLSLYRDYGFQGLIAQDSEFALCNVPAYFSSHALKLSWNGKNLTTHQYLLSEAAHQLGLKTQHLPIFAALLGNHILPDEDLAAFHWSLLGPEHPLASLKVRAHQLVLPPCEVVIKAVSEYVASIKDLGNLDAVARDVFKQSQSRTEDKIERFKKAVEYFSAASKPRPLSMGPSPYLFPGFGPGQFGGPPCHMAAVQSGKAQFGPPQVSGVKVPYPGGPYGPGPASGPALLFQNPPPALQDCNDSLVGKMGFAEWSAPYDSSQGGNRLPNNHTAAPSGPSPSPSSSSDGEEQNDTSTNHLADKSSRWEDPSGRGGGASGDSHQGNGSGPSIPSLLSMATRSHMDITTPPLPQVSAEVLRVAEHRHRRGLMYPQIYHILTKGEMKMPVCIEDENSTDLPPASLLFRSARQYAYGVLFSLAETQRRLERLAMRKRAPLEVPPVIVKEWCASKAKSALTPELVPALCFREWTCPNLRRLWLGRASEDRSRRTRAFLACMRSDCPALLNPACVPSHLLLMCCVLRYMMQWPGGRILQRHELDAFLAQAVSNQLHEPDQLQELKVEKVDNRGVQLASLFMSGVDTALFVNDVCGQPLPWDHCCPWGFFDGKLFQSKLAKATRDRGALLDMCEGQEELVSRVEKMRQAILEGINLSRPPPPPPPLPPPAFLPPAMVPPFYPMHPLYPPRPLGSMPPPHHQHRPRAFPGIQSIPPQGGKLEIAGMVVGQWAGNKPVRGRGGFNMQVVSVGGGKGRGKEIMPKGRGAKKMTTTRTPNLSSSPPSTSPPKLAEEPKTVGRPSGTGERAGGVSQQLNGSSSGSATGQPIDLPPQPIQCALASRDNQSGDGVEVEAPCCLDDCPSDGALQKEE, from the exons ATGGGAGTGCAGGGCTTTCAGGAGTATTTGGAGAAGCGCTGCCCCGGGGCGGCGGTCCCCGTGGACCTCCTCAAGCTCGCTAGAACAGCAGGCCGACAGCCTCCACACCACCACCCTCATCCTCACCACCACCATCCCCATCACCCCAGCTCGCTGCCTCCGCCCCCACCGCCCGCGCGGATCCTGGTGGACGCGGACTCGGGCCTGCAGCGGCTCTACGGCGGCTACCAGACCGATTGGGTGTGCGGCGGCGAGTGGAACGCCATGCTGGGCTACCTGGCGGCCTTGTCTCAGGCCTGCCTGTACCAGGGCGGCCTGGAGCTCGTCGTCGTGTTCAACGGCACGCTGGGCAAGGAGCGCTGGCCCGAGTGGGCGCGGCGGGCGCAGGGGCAGCGGCAGACCGCGCAGCTCATCGTCAACCACGTCGGCAGTAAGGCCACGCCGCCCCCGCGAGCATGGTTCCTGCCGCCCGCTTGCCTGAGCCACTGCGTCCGCCTCGCCATGTTCCGCTTCCGCGTGCGG GTGGTACAGACCCTTGAGGACCACCACCAGGAGGTGCTATCCCTGTACAGAGACTACGGTTTTCAGGGCCTGATTGCACAGGACTCGGAGTTCGCTCTATGCAATGTCCCAGCCTATTTCAGCTCCCATGCTCTCAAGCTCTCCTGGAACGGCAAGAATCTGACCACTCATCAGTACCTGCTGTCTGAGGCTGCTCATCAGTTGGGTCTCAAAACCCAGCACCTGCCCATCTTTGCTGCCCTGCTCG GGAACCACATTCTGCCAGATGAAGACCTGGCTGCCTTTCATTGGAGTCTCTTGGGTCCAGAGCACCCTCTTGCCTCCCTCAAG GTAAGGGCTCATCAGTTAGTACTCCCTCCTTGTGAGGTTGTGATTAAGGCTGTATCAGAGTATGTTGCATCTATCAAAGACCTTGGGAACCTGGATGCTGTGGCCAGGGATGTATTTAAACAGTCTCAG TCTCGGACTGAGGATAAGATCGAAAGGTTTAAGAAAGCAGTGGAATATTTTTCGGCGGCCAGTAAACCAAGACCTCTTTCAATGGGACCTTCTCCTTACCTCT TTCCAGGTTTTGGGCCTGGTCAGTTTGGCGGACCTCCATGCCACATGGCGGCAGTACAGTCTGGAAAGGCCCAG TTCGGTCCACCCCAGGTGTCAGGTGTTAAGGTGCCTTATCCAGGTGGGCCCTATGGACCTGGCCCAGCCTCTGGTCCTGCCCTTCTATTCCAGAACCCCCCTCCGGCACTGCAGGACTGCAATGATTCTCTCGTTGGGAAAATGGGCTTTGCTGAATGGTCTGCTCCTTATGATTCCTCTCAAGGTGGCAACCGACTGCCCAATAACCACACTGCAGCTCCCTCAGGCCCTTCCCCCTCACCATCTTCTTCCTCGGATGGGGAGGAGCAAAATGACACCAGCACTAA TCACTTGGCTGACAAGTCCTCTAGATGGGAAGACCCCAGTGGCCGTGGAGGAGGCGCCTCTGGCGACAGTCACCAGGGTAACGGGAGTGGGCCATCTATTCCGTCGCTGCTGTCCATGGCAACACGGAGCCACATGGACATCACAACCCCGCCCCTGCCACAGGTTAGCGCAGAGGTGCTGAGAGTGGCAGAACACAGACATAGGAGAGGACTCATGTATCCACAGATCTACCACATCCTTACTAAG GGGGAGATGAAGATGCCAGTGTGTATAGAGGATGAGAACAGCACTGACCTGCCTCCTGCCTCTCTGCTGTTCCGTTCAGCCCGGCAGTATGCCTACGGGGTGCTGTTCAGCCTGGCTGAAACCCAGAGGAGGTTGGAGAGGCTGGCCATGCGCAAGCGCGCTCCACTAGAGG TGCCTCCAGTGATTGTTAAGGAGTGGTGTGCCAGCAAGGCCAAGTCAGCTCTGACCCCAGAGCTGGTTCCGGCGCTGTGTTTCCGGGAGTGGACCTGTCCTAACTTGAGGCGTCTGTGGCTGGGCCGCGCCTCAGAGGACCGCAGCCGCCGCACCCGAGCATTCCTGGCCTGCATGCGCTCAGACTGCCCTGCCCTGCTCAACCCTGCCTGTGTGCCATCCCATCTGCTGCTCATGTGCTGTGTCCTCAG GTATATGATGCAGTGGCCAGGTGGCCGCATTCTTCAGCGCCACGAGCTTGATGCCTTTTTGGCCCAAGCTGTGTCTAACCAGCTCCATGAGCCTGATCAACTCCAGGAACTCAAG GTGGAGAAAGTGGACAACCGTGGGGTTCAGCTGGCCTCTCTGTTCATGAGTGGTGTGGACACTGCCCTTTTTGTGAATGATGTGTGTGGGCAGCCACTGCCCTGGGACCACTGCTGCCCTTGGGGCTTTTTTGATGGGAAACTGTTTCAAAGCAAATTGGCCAAGGCTACCAGAGATAGGGGTGCCCTGCTGGACATGTGTGAAGGCCAG GAAGAACTGGTGTCTCGTGTGGAGAAGATGCGACAGGCCATTTTAGAGGGCATTAATCTTTCACggccccctcccccacccccacctctGCCTCCCCCAGCATTCCTGCCTCCTGCTATGGTGCCACCATTCTACCCTATGCACCCTTTGTACCCACCTCGGCCCCTGGGCTCCATGCCCCCTCCGCACCACCAGCACCGGCCAAGAGCCTTCCCAG GTATCCAGTCTATACCTCCTCAAGGTGGGAAGCTGGAGATTGCTGGCATGGTCGTAGGTCAGTGGGCTGGAAACAAACCTGTCCGTGGCAGAGGGGGGTTTAACATGCAGGTGGTGTCAGTGGGAGGAGGGAAAGG AAGGGGTAAAGAAATTATGCCAAAAGGAAGGGGAGCGAAGAAAATGACCACCACTCGAACACCG AATCTCTCTTCATCGCCCCCCTCTACCAGCCCCCCAAAGCTGGCAGAGGAACCCAAGACAGTGGGGCGGCCCTCTGGAACTGGTGAGAGAGCTGGGGGAGTGTCCCAGCAGCTGAATGGCAGCTCTTCAGGAAGCGCCACTGGTCAACCCATTGACCTGCCACCACAGCCAATCCAGTGTGCCTTAGCCAGCAGAGACAACCAATCAGGAGATGGGGTGGAGGTAGAGGCCCCTTGTTGCCTTGACGACTGCCCATCAGATGGTGCACTACAAAAAGAGGAGTAA